The following coding sequences are from one Novosphingobium sp. KACC 22771 window:
- a CDS encoding alpha-E domain-containing protein, translating into MLGRSAWGIFWMARYLERAENTARLLDAGFRMALTRGNMVASDEWRSVLVTLGMDDGYTGDMSGPAITNWLLRGAGNSGSVLAMMEAARTNARMVRTAITREVWEVTNESWMQLQALLAKPVKEADLGHVLDVIRRQATSVRGAMEGTMLRNDIFNFARIGTHLERADNTARILDVKYHVLLPSAAWVGSRLDNAQWEMVLRSVAGERAFRWLHAGALDPKGIAQFLILDGRFPRSLAYCLRKLTSNMEWLCRDYHQETAAYRMQKEACDRLSKTTITEIFEHGLHEFITEFLATNRLVADAIAADYRFTE; encoded by the coding sequence ATGTTGGGACGTTCCGCCTGGGGCATTTTCTGGATGGCGCGATATTTGGAGCGCGCCGAAAACACCGCACGCTTGCTGGACGCGGGTTTCCGCATGGCGCTGACGCGCGGCAATATGGTGGCCAGCGATGAATGGCGCTCCGTGCTGGTCACGCTGGGCATGGATGATGGTTATACCGGCGATATGTCGGGGCCGGCCATCACCAACTGGCTGCTGCGCGGCGCGGGCAATTCGGGCAGCGTGCTGGCCATGATGGAGGCCGCGCGCACCAACGCGCGCATGGTGCGTACCGCCATCACCCGCGAGGTCTGGGAAGTGACCAATGAGAGCTGGATGCAGCTTCAGGCGCTGCTGGCCAAGCCGGTCAAGGAAGCCGATCTGGGGCATGTCCTCGACGTTATCCGCCGTCAGGCCACCAGCGTGCGCGGCGCGATGGAAGGCACGATGCTGCGCAATGACATTTTCAACTTTGCCCGCATCGGCACCCATCTGGAGCGGGCCGACAATACGGCGCGCATTCTGGACGTGAAATACCATGTGCTGCTGCCCTCGGCCGCATGGGTGGGGTCGCGGCTGGACAATGCGCAATGGGAAATGGTGCTGCGCAGCGTCGCGGGCGAGCGGGCGTTCCGCTGGCTGCATGCAGGGGCGCTCGATCCCAAGGGGATTGCCCAGTTCCTGATCCTTGACGGACGTTTCCCGCGCAGTCTGGCCTATTGCCTGCGCAAGCTGACCAGCAATATGGAATGGCTGTGCCGCGATTATCATCAGGAAACGGCGGCCTATCGCATGCAGAAAGAGGCCTGCGACAGGTTGAGCAAGACCACGATCACCGAAATTTTCGAGCATGGCCTGCATGAATTCATCACCGAATTTCTCGCGACCAACCGGCTGGTGGCCGATGCCATCGCCGCCGATTACCGTTTCACCGAATAG
- a CDS encoding transglutaminase family protein has product MRISIQHQTHYRFDQPVWHGVQRLRLTPRDCAMQKVLGWQLSVQGGAIECSYEDHNRNLVSLISLGTGNGEITITGQGMIETYDKAGVVGAHTGFMPLWRLANPTELTKPGPKISALAAKFSNDGSNTIAVLHDLMAAVNKAVVYEVGQTGAATTAETALATGKGVCQDHAQVFIAVARLMGLPARYVSGYLVIEGRVDQDAGHGWAEVHVPGLGWVGFDAANDTCPDDTYVRLAVGADYRDAAPVTSMAQGGGAAVLSVAVQVSQQQVVEQ; this is encoded by the coding sequence ATGCGCATCTCGATCCAGCACCAGACGCATTACCGCTTTGACCAGCCGGTCTGGCATGGAGTGCAGCGCCTGCGCCTGACGCCGCGCGATTGCGCGATGCAAAAGGTGCTGGGCTGGCAATTGTCGGTCCAGGGCGGGGCGATCGAATGCTCGTATGAGGATCACAACCGCAATCTCGTCTCGCTGATCTCGCTGGGCACGGGCAATGGCGAGATCACGATCACCGGCCAGGGCATGATCGAAACCTATGACAAGGCGGGCGTGGTGGGCGCGCATACCGGATTCATGCCGCTGTGGCGGCTGGCCAACCCCACCGAATTGACGAAGCCCGGGCCGAAGATCAGCGCTCTTGCCGCCAAATTCAGCAATGACGGCAGCAATACGATTGCCGTGCTGCACGATCTGATGGCGGCGGTGAACAAGGCGGTGGTCTATGAAGTGGGCCAGACGGGCGCGGCCACCACGGCCGAGACGGCCTTGGCCACGGGCAAGGGCGTGTGTCAGGATCATGCGCAGGTGTTCATCGCGGTGGCGCGGCTGATGGGTCTGCCCGCGCGCTATGTCTCGGGCTATCTGGTGATCGAGGGGCGCGTGGATCAGGATGCGGGCCATGGCTGGGCCGAGGTGCATGTGCCGGGGCTGGGCTGGGTCGGCTTTGATGCGGCCAATGACACCTGCCCGGATGACACCTATGTCCGGCTGGCCGTGGGCGCGGATTACCGCGACGCCGCACCTGTCACCAGCATGGCGCAGGGCGGCGGGGCGGCGGTCCTGTCTGTGGCGGTTCAGGTGTCTCAGCAGCAAGTGGTCGAACAGTAA